The sequence below is a genomic window from Sorangiineae bacterium MSr12523.
GAGTTTGCGCGTGCGGAAGCTGCATGGAGGGCCGCACGGGCGTACGCGTACGGGGCCATTCCATGGGTCGAGGAGGCAACGGCACGGGCGAGGTTCGACGAACGCGAGGTGCGCGATGCGGCGCTGCCGACTGCGAATGCGGCGGTCACCGCCAAGAACATCGTGCATGCGGCGTTCTACGGCGCGGGATCTTCGTCGGTCTTCGTCGCGAACCGCATGGCGCGCATTTCGAACGACGCATTGACGATGTTGCATCACATCTCGCTCGGCGAAGACGTGTTGGAGCACGCAGGCAAAGGCCTCCTCGAAAGCTGACATGGTGACGACGTCGAACGAGCGAATCGACGACCTCGACTTCGCGCCCTTCGCGCCCGAGGTCCTCGACGATCCGTATACCGCGTACGCCCAGCTCCGCGAACGAACCCCGTGCTACTACGTCAAGAAGCACGACTTCTGGATCGTTTCGAGATTCGACGATCTCGTGGCCGCGTCCAAGAATCACGCGGTCTTCTCGTCCACCGGCGGAGTAGGGCTCGAATGGAAACAGCGCCCCATGATGCCCATGTACGATCCGCCCGAGCATAGCCGGCTGCGGCGCCTCGTAGGCCGTCACTTCGCGCCCAAAGCGATCGCCAATCTCACACCGCGCGTGGAGCGCATGGTGGGTCATTTGCTCGGGCGCATGTTCGAGACGAGCCGCGCGGACATCGTGGCCGATCTCGCGGAGCCGCTGTCGCTCGGGGTCATTGCGGATCTCATGGGCGTCCCCGAGAGCGACCGCGCCAACTTCCGGAAATGGGCGGACAACGTGATGGGCGAATTGTCCGGCGGGCTGAATGCAGAGGCCGCAGCCCGCGCCGAAGCGTCCCGCCACGAGTTCGTCTCGTACCTCAAGGAGCTGGTCGGCCACCGACGACGCCATCCCGATCCCCAGGCGGTGGACATCATCTCGATGCTCGTCGCGGCCAACGAGAGCGAGGCATTGACCCATTTCGAGGTGACCGCCTTTTGCGTGCTCTTGCTCGTGGCAGGCTTCGAACCCACGGTCAACGGCGTCGCGAATACCGTGCTCGCCTTGCTCGAGCACCCCGATCAAGCGCGGAAGCTCCTTGCCGATCCGCGCCTGCTTCCGGCCGGCATCGAGGAGGCCCTTCGCTACGATACGCCGGTGCAAGCGTTCTTTCGCAATACGCTGACCGCGACGGAGATCTCGGGGGTCGCGCTTCCGGCCCGCGCCAAGGTGATGCTTCACTTCGGCGCGGCCAATCGAGATCCGCGTCACTACGAAGAGCCCGATCGGTTCATGGTCACGCGGCCCATGGACGAAAACGTCGTCTTTGGAGCGGGTGTTCACTATTGCTTGGGCGCCCCGCTGGCGCGATTGCAGCTCAATACGCTGGGGCGCGTCGCACTTCAGAGGGTCCGCTCCGTGCGACGCGCCGGCGAGATCGAACGGGCGAGCACCCTGCTCTTTCGGGGCATCCGGCGTTTCCCCGTCGAGGTGCTCGCCAAGTGACTCAGTAGCGCCAGGGGAAGCGCGAGAAATCGCGCGGGCGCTTTTCGAGGAAGGAGTCGCGACCTTCCTGCGCTTCGTCGGTGCCGTATGCGAGGCGTGTGGCCTCTCCGGCGAAGAGCTGCTGGCCCACCAGCCCATCATCGGGCAGGTTGAAACCGTATTTGAGCATCTTCATGGCGGTGGGGCTCTTCGAGTTGATCTCTTTGCCCCAATCGAGGGCGAACTCCTCGAGCTCGGCGTGCGGCACCGAGGCGTTGACCATGCCCATCGCGGCTGCCTCGTCGGCCGAGTACGCACGCCCGATGAAGAAGATCTCGCGCGCCTTTTTCTGACCGACTTGCCGCGCGAGCAACGCCGAGCCATAGCCGCTGTCGAAGCTCGCCACGTCGGGATCCGTTTGCTTGAACTTGCCGTGCTCCTTGCTCGCAATCGTGAGATCGCACACCACGTGCAGGCTATGCCCACCGCCGGCGGCCCAACCCGAGACCACGGCGATGACCACTTTGGGCATGAAGCGAATGAGCCGCTGCACCTCGAGGATGTGCAAGAGCCCTAGCCTGCCCTTGTTCTCGTCGTCGTCCTTCTCGTACTGGTAGCCATCCTTGCCGCGGATGCGCTGGTCGCCGCCCGAGCAGAACGCCCAACCACCGTCGCGCGGCGAAGGGCCGTTGCCCGTGATGAGCACACAGCCGACATCCGTCCACGTGCGCGCATGATCGAGCGCGCGATACAACTCGTCCACCGTGCGGGGCCGGAAGGCATTGCGGACCTCGGGACGGTTGAAGGCGATGCGCACCGTGCCCTGGTCCACGGCGCGGTGGTACGTGATGTCTTGGAATTTGAACTCGTCGACCGGGCGCCATCGCTTCGGGTCGAAAATCGCCGAGACCTGAGACATCGTGTTCATTCCTTTCTTGGAGGGTGCAGCGCGTGCAGGAGAGGCATGGCCAAGGCAGCCGTCTGCTTGCGGTCCAATTTGTCCTGCGCGCCCCGGACGAGATCGGGCAGCCACGCAATTCGGCGGGGTCGCTTGTGGGGCGCGAGGGAGAGCTCGATCCGGGATGATAACGCAGCATCGTCGAGCGGTGTGCCCGAGGCGACGAGTGCGGCCGCGACCAACGCGCCCCACGTGTCGTCGGGCAGGGCGAAGACGCAGGCCTCGCGAATGCCGTCGATGCGCTCCAGAGCGGACTCCACCTCGCGTGGGTAAACATTTTCACCGCCGGTGACAATGAGGTCCGTGCGGCGGGCGAGGACGTGAAGCCGACCTTCGGCGTCGAGGCGTCCGAGATCGCCCGTTCGGAACCATCCGCCGGGCAAAAATGGGTCGGGGTGGGCATCCTTCGGGAAGTAGCCCGACATGAGCATGGGGCCTCGCACGAGGATCTCTCCGTCCTCGATGCGGATTTCGGCCCCATCGAGGGCCTCGCCCGCGCCCTGAGCCGGCGACGGCGCGGTGCCGCGGCGTTGCGTCGTGACCTGCGAGCAGGCCTCGGTGAGGCCATAGGTCGTGAGAACGGGCAGGCCGGCTTCTCGGGATGCATCGAGCAGCGATTCGGACGCGGCCGCGCCCCCAAGGAGGATGGCGCGCAGATGGGAAGGGCATCGCCAACCGCGGTCGAGCATCTTTTTGAGCATGGTCGGTACGAACGAGGCGAGCGTCACGCGATCGCGCTCGATGACGTGCGCAATGGCCTCGGGGTCGAAGCCTCCTCGATGGACGACGACGCACCGGCGCGCCAGGAGCGCGCGCACGAGGATGGAGAGCCCGCCGACGTGCGCCAAGGGCATGCAGAGCAGCCAGCGGTCTTCGTCGTACCAACCGAGATTGCGCTCGCTGGCCCGCGCCGCCGCGAGGAATGCGCGGCGGCTCAGGATTGCGCCTTTGGATCGGCCGCTGGTGCCGGAGGTGTAGAGGATGGCGAGTGTGCGGTCGGGCACGGGCACGGGCACGGGCACGGGCACGGGCACGGGCACGGGGGGGAGGTCGACCTTGTTCTCGATGAACAATGTCGGGCGGGAATCCTCCAAAAGTGCGGCGCGCTCCGGCGGCGTGAGGCGCGGGTGCACAAGGACCGCGGGGGCGCCCAGTTCCATCAGCGCATACAAGAAGACGATGGTCTCGAGCCGCAAGGTGCCGAGCAGTGCGACCCGACCTTGTTCGTCGCCCTCGATGCCCTGTGTGCGCAGCCAGGCCATGGCCGAGCGCGTGCGCTCCGCGAGATCGGCGTAGGAATACGACGTTCCCTCGAGGACCAGCGCCGTACGCCGTGGCACCTCGCGCGCGGCGTCCAGGATGGACAGGGTCACGGCGCATCCTCGCGCGGAGGCGTGCGGCACTCGATGACGGTGCACACGGAGGTCGCGTACGCGGTCGCGAGGGCGTCGTCGAGCTCTCGCATGGAATCCACGCAGCGGTAGGCGATGCCGAACATGCGAACCGCGGGGCCGAACTCCAGGGTGTGCGGCGTCGTCACGTGCGAGAGCTCTTGGGCCGTGACGCCGGTCGCTTTCGATTCGGTGGCGAGGGGAAGCCGCTCGAAGATGCGCCCGCCCTGGTTGTTCAACACCACCACGACGACGGGCGTCGCGACGTGCCGGGCCAGCATGAGCGAGTTCAAGTCGTGGAGAAACGCGACATCCCCCACGAGCAGCGTCGTCGGACGAGACGATGCGAGTGCAGTGCCGATGGTGCCCGCAACGAGGCCATCGATGCCGTTCGCACCCCGCTGGCAAGCGACGAGCACATCGACGAAGCCAGTTCGCGCGAGCGATTCGACGTGGCGAATCGGGAGGCTGTTGCCGAGCATCAGCGCGGAGCCGGAAGGGAGGCGCGCAAGAAGAGCCCGCACCGCGCGCCCCTCCGTGAGCGGGCGGGAATCGCCACTCGTCTCGGCATCGAGCGCGCTCCTCGCCTCGCGGTTTGCCTCCACGAAGTCGCGCACCCACGTTTCGGTCACGGCGCGAGGCGATGTGCGCAAGCCGTCCGCAATGGCGGTGGCCGTCTCGGCGATGTCGCCGACGATCATCGTGGACGCGGCATTCGAGGCATCGGGCCAACCATGTTCGGCGAGCACGATGCGCGGGGTCGAGCGATGCAGGCTGGCGTAACGTTCCCAGGCCCCCGAGGTCGGTGTTCCGCCGATCTGCAGGATCAAGTCCGGCGCATGCTGCTCGCGAAACGACTTCGAGGCGAGTACCCGATCGAAGGCGTCACAAAATACAGGCCCCGACCCCTCACCCGTCTTCATCAGGCGCAGTTGGCTGGTAACCTCGGCCAGCAGCGGAAAACGCGTTGCGGACGCCAGATCGAGCACGCCGGAGCGATTCACGTGCCCATTCTGAATGGGCAGCGGACCGCACACGATGAGCCCTGCCCTCGCCTCGCGGCATGCCTGCACGGCGTCGGCGATGGCGGACGGCTCCGCGCGAACGCGGGGCACCGATACCCGAGGCGCCGGGCGCATGTTCCGCACGAAGCGCGCAAGCTCGTGCTCTCGCTCCGATTGCGCGGAGCGCGGTTCGAGCGGTTTGCGCGCGCGAACGTTCACGTGCACCGGCCCCGGATCGGGCCATCGCGCCGCGAAGGCGGCTTGTGCGGCCATGCGTCGCAACGCCTCCAGGGCCGTCGGCGCGGCATCGGGCATTCCCGTCTCGAGGAACAGGCGCGCGTAGCTGCCGTACATCTTCACTTGGTCGATGGTCTGCGGCGCCGCGCACTCTTGCAGCTCGAACGGCCGATCCGCCGTGACGACGAGCAACGGCACGCGTGCGAGGCTGGCCTCG
It includes:
- a CDS encoding cytochrome P450, producing MVTTSNERIDDLDFAPFAPEVLDDPYTAYAQLRERTPCYYVKKHDFWIVSRFDDLVAASKNHAVFSSTGGVGLEWKQRPMMPMYDPPEHSRLRRLVGRHFAPKAIANLTPRVERMVGHLLGRMFETSRADIVADLAEPLSLGVIADLMGVPESDRANFRKWADNVMGELSGGLNAEAAARAEASRHEFVSYLKELVGHRRRHPDPQAVDIISMLVAANESEALTHFEVTAFCVLLLVAGFEPTVNGVANTVLALLEHPDQARKLLADPRLLPAGIEEALRYDTPVQAFFRNTLTATEISGVALPARAKVMLHFGAANRDPRHYEEPDRFMVTRPMDENVVFGAGVHYCLGAPLARLQLNTLGRVALQRVRSVRRAGEIERASTLLFRGIRRFPVEVLAK
- the menD gene encoding 2-succinyl-5-enolpyruvyl-6-hydroxy-3-cyclohexene-1-carboxylic-acid synthase, whose protein sequence is MSEANLLTEWAKLLMRSFADAGITDVVLSPGSRSTPYLIAALREPRLRCYDAIDERGAAFLALGQARWTSRPSLLLCTSGTAAAHYYPAVVEASLARVPLLVVTADRPFELQECAAPQTIDQVKMYGSYARLFLETGMPDAAPTALEALRRMAAQAAFAARWPDPGPVHVNVRARKPLEPRSAQSEREHELARFVRNMRPAPRVSVPRVRAEPSAIADAVQACREARAGLIVCGPLPIQNGHVNRSGVLDLASATRFPLLAEVTSQLRLMKTGEGSGPVFCDAFDRVLASKSFREQHAPDLILQIGGTPTSGAWERYASLHRSTPRIVLAEHGWPDASNAASTMIVGDIAETATAIADGLRTSPRAVTETWVRDFVEANREARSALDAETSGDSRPLTEGRAVRALLARLPSGSALMLGNSLPIRHVESLARTGFVDVLVACQRGANGIDGLVAGTIGTALASSRPTTLLVGDVAFLHDLNSLMLARHVATPVVVVVLNNQGGRIFERLPLATESKATGVTAQELSHVTTPHTLEFGPAVRMFGIAYRCVDSMRELDDALATAYATSVCTVIECRTPPREDAP
- a CDS encoding AMP-binding protein, yielding MTLSILDAAREVPRRTALVLEGTSYSYADLAERTRSAMAWLRTQGIEGDEQGRVALLGTLRLETIVFLYALMELGAPAVLVHPRLTPPERAALLEDSRPTLFIENKVDLPPVPVPVPVPVPVPVPDRTLAILYTSGTSGRSKGAILSRRAFLAAARASERNLGWYDEDRWLLCMPLAHVGGLSILVRALLARRCVVVHRGGFDPEAIAHVIERDRVTLASFVPTMLKKMLDRGWRCPSHLRAILLGGAAASESLLDASREAGLPVLTTYGLTEACSQVTTQRRGTAPSPAQGAGEALDGAEIRIEDGEILVRGPMLMSGYFPKDAHPDPFLPGGWFRTGDLGRLDAEGRLHVLARRTDLIVTGGENVYPREVESALERIDGIREACVFALPDDTWGALVAAALVASGTPLDDAALSSRIELSLAPHKRPRRIAWLPDLVRGAQDKLDRKQTAALAMPLLHALHPPRKE
- a CDS encoding 1,4-dihydroxy-2-naphthoyl-CoA synthase — its product is MSQVSAIFDPKRWRPVDEFKFQDITYHRAVDQGTVRIAFNRPEVRNAFRPRTVDELYRALDHARTWTDVGCVLITGNGPSPRDGGWAFCSGGDQRIRGKDGYQYEKDDDENKGRLGLLHILEVQRLIRFMPKVVIAVVSGWAAGGGHSLHVVCDLTIASKEHGKFKQTDPDVASFDSGYGSALLARQVGQKKAREIFFIGRAYSADEAAAMGMVNASVPHAELEEFALDWGKEINSKSPTAMKMLKYGFNLPDDGLVGQQLFAGEATRLAYGTDEAQEGRDSFLEKRPRDFSRFPWRY